From a single Clostridium isatidis genomic region:
- a CDS encoding methyl-accepting chemotaxis protein translates to MKNFFTSKKALKNKKSKFDDLKNIPKNSISVKDSITTKLVISFALLILVIAGISGINFYNSYMLSKANDDLYNINTKSINYISKLSANTNYNYLASKLVISSTSSAEKYVMTNNIKDNIKKNEELINLYRNTALVGKDTTKYDEAAKLIKSLDELALKVAELASQNKIDEALSLSAELDTTYKTADGYLSDIMVANELDAEETVANNRAESQNLSNMIVVIDIVSIIITILLAIYLVSRIIKPLKSVVAFAQRISNYDLSTDMILKSKDEFKLICDSLNSAQNNLRSILATAIDGINTINSSSEELSACIGEVTYQFDTINKSTEGINTGAQETSAVTEELSASIQEVSSSMIVLSEKATEGHQNSEKIQEKATETKENTNSAINTTRNTYKDVEADIKTAIEKGNVVNEIANMADTIESIAEQTNLLALNAAIEAARAGEHGKGFAVVAEEVRKLAEESKNSVHEVQETINEVREAFKNLSENSNKLLEFMDKDIIDEFNNFMSVADSYEEDGIFVKEMSENIAAMSEEVSATITQLTDAIQTVANMTQETSTNVNLVKESINDTDMVVKEIVSAVEAQCQLTEEIKQTLSKFKL, encoded by the coding sequence ATGAAAAACTTCTTTACATCAAAAAAAGCTTTAAAAAACAAAAAATCAAAATTTGATGATCTTAAGAACATACCTAAAAATTCTATTAGTGTTAAAGATTCAATTACAACCAAATTAGTGATTTCTTTTGCTTTATTGATCTTAGTAATAGCAGGAATTTCTGGTATCAACTTTTATAATTCCTATATGCTAAGTAAAGCAAATGATGATCTTTATAATATTAACACTAAGTCAATAAATTACATATCAAAATTAAGTGCCAATACAAATTATAATTATCTTGCTAGTAAATTAGTAATTTCATCTACAAGCAGTGCTGAAAAATATGTAATGACTAATAATATAAAAGATAATATAAAGAAAAATGAAGAATTAATAAATTTATATAGAAATACTGCTCTTGTTGGAAAAGATACAACAAAATATGATGAAGCAGCAAAATTAATTAAATCCTTAGATGAACTTGCTTTAAAAGTTGCAGAATTGGCATCCCAAAATAAAATTGATGAGGCACTTTCTCTTTCAGCTGAATTAGATACAACTTATAAAACAGCTGATGGATATTTAAGTGATATAATGGTTGCAAATGAACTTGATGCAGAAGAAACCGTTGCCAATAATAGGGCTGAATCTCAAAATTTATCAAATATGATAGTTGTAATAGACATAGTTTCTATAATAATCACTATATTATTAGCCATCTATTTAGTTTCAAGAATAATAAAACCTTTAAAATCAGTTGTAGCTTTTGCACAAAGAATCTCTAATTACGATTTATCTACAGATATGATTTTAAAATCTAAAGATGAGTTTAAACTTATATGTGATTCATTAAATTCAGCTCAAAATAACTTAAGATCTATTTTAGCTACTGCTATTGACGGAATTAATACAATTAACAGTTCAAGTGAAGAATTATCTGCTTGTATAGGAGAAGTTACTTATCAATTTGATACAATAAATAAATCAACAGAAGGAATTAATACTGGTGCTCAAGAAACTAGTGCAGTAACAGAAGAATTATCTGCTTCAATTCAAGAGGTAAGTTCTAGCATGATAGTTTTATCTGAAAAAGCAACTGAAGGTCATCAAAACTCTGAAAAAATTCAAGAAAAAGCAACTGAAACTAAAGAAAATACCAATTCAGCTATCAATACTACAAGAAATACATATAAAGATGTTGAAGCTGATATTAAGACTGCAATCGAAAAAGGAAATGTTGTAAATGAAATTGCAAATATGGCAGATACTATTGAATCAATTGCAGAACAAACAAACCTATTAGCTTTAAACGCAGCTATCGAAGCAGCTCGTGCAGGAGAACATGGTAAGGGCTTTGCTGTAGTTGCTGAAGAAGTTAGAAAATTAGCTGAAGAATCTAAGAATTCCGTTCATGAGGTTCAAGAAACAATAAATGAAGTTAGAGAAGCCTTTAAAAACCTTTCTGAAAACAGCAATAAATTATTGGAATTTATGGATAAAGATATAATAGATGAATTTAATAATTTTATGTCAGTTGCCGACAGTTATGAAGAAGACGGAATATTTGTTAAGGAAATGAGTGAAAATATAGCAGCTATGTCTGAAGAAGTTTCTGCAACAATAACACAATTAACTGATGCAATACAAACTGTTGCTAATATGACTCAAGAAACTTCTACAAATGTTAACTTAGTTAAAGAATCAATTAATGATACTGATATGGTAGTAAAAGAAATAGTTAGCGCTGTTGAAGCTCAATGTCAATTAACAGAAGAAATTAAACAAACTCTTTCAAAATTCAAGCTATAA
- a CDS encoding type I phosphomannose isomerase catalytic subunit yields MYPIKFENLYYEKIWGGRDFEKFRDNLPEGEIGESWDIAFHNNGTGIVANGELKGLSFGEIIEKYGHKLVGTKVSIEKFPLLIKLINSREKLSVQVHPNDKYAKEVENDFGKTEAWYVVDAKPGSYLIVGTKNCTKEEFEKAIKENKVEDYLNKINVKKGDCFLIKSGTVHAICEGLIIAEIQQNSDLTYRVYDYGRPREIHVEKALDVIDFDLVPENLSDKELVEYDGYKMSELTRNEYFSMDKIVVDKEYKDKSNLEHFDIYTCVDGAGLIEGEGFKEEIKMGDSYLIPASLGDYVIKGKLTLIKSAPTA; encoded by the coding sequence ATGTATCCAATAAAATTTGAAAATTTATATTATGAAAAAATCTGGGGGGGAAGGGACTTTGAAAAGTTTAGAGATAACCTTCCAGAAGGAGAAATAGGTGAATCTTGGGATATAGCCTTCCATAATAATGGAACAGGAATAGTTGCAAATGGAGAACTAAAAGGTCTAAGCTTTGGAGAGATAATAGAAAAGTATGGACATAAATTAGTTGGTACAAAAGTTAGTATAGAAAAGTTCCCTTTACTTATTAAATTAATTAATTCAAGGGAGAAATTATCTGTACAAGTTCATCCAAATGATAAATATGCAAAAGAAGTTGAAAATGATTTTGGTAAAACAGAAGCTTGGTATGTAGTAGATGCAAAGCCGGGTTCATACCTAATTGTAGGAACTAAAAACTGCACTAAGGAAGAATTTGAAAAGGCAATTAAGGAAAATAAGGTTGAAGATTATTTAAATAAGATTAATGTTAAAAAGGGAGATTGCTTCTTAATTAAAAGCGGAACAGTTCATGCAATTTGTGAAGGTCTTATAATAGCAGAAATTCAGCAAAACAGTGATTTAACTTATAGAGTTTATGATTATGGCAGACCAAGAGAAATTCATGTAGAAAAGGCCTTAGATGTTATAGACTTTGACTTAGTTCCAGAAAATTTAAGTGATAAAGAGCTTGTAGAATATGATGGATATAAGATGAGTGAACTTACTAGAAATGAATATTTCTCAATGGATAAAATAGTTGTAGACAAGGAATACAAAGATAAGTCAAACTTAGAACACTTTGATATTTATACTTGCGTAGATGGAGCAGGTTTAATAGAAGGAGAAGGCTTCAAGGAAGAAATAAAGATGGGAGACAGCTATTTAATTCCTGCCAGCCTTGGAGATTATGTGATTAAAGGAAAATTAACTTTAATAAAGAGTGCACCAACAGCGTAG
- a CDS encoding four helix bundle protein — MSESIIAKKSFDFAVDIVNLYRELVKTKKEFVLSKQLLRAATSIGANVSEALKGQSKRDFLAKMYIALKEAYETEYWIRLLTKTNYLDKKAGESLLSKCKEICKILNSITKTVRNSTTIS; from the coding sequence ATGTCAGAAAGTATAATAGCTAAGAAGTCTTTTGATTTTGCTGTTGATATTGTTAATTTGTATAGGGAGTTAGTTAAAACTAAAAAGGAATTTGTTTTATCTAAGCAATTATTACGAGCTGCTACTAGTATTGGGGCAAATGTTTCAGAAGCTTTGAAAGGACAATCAAAAAGGGACTTTCTAGCTAAAATGTATATTGCTTTAAAGGAAGCATATGAAACAGAATATTGGATTAGATTATTAACAAAAACTAATTATTTAGATAAAAAAGCAGGAGAAAGTTTATTAAGTAAATGCAAAGAAATATGCAAAATATTAAATTCAATAACAAAAACAGTAAGAAATAGTACAACTATCAGTTAG
- the celB gene encoding PTS cellobiose transporter subunit IIC produces the protein MSKLNNLIENRLLPVAGKLGTSRILTVLRDAFMLAFPITVVGSLALVIMNIPYLDKVIGEEALTALKNVLGILPSATMSITTLFVVMAIGYYYAKSYDVDPIFPAVISIVSFLILTPLTVTTEAGELVNDIIPIARLGAKGMFVGIFASFLVTRLYILILSKDWTIKMPEGVPPTVAKSFASLIPTVIVLLSVVIVRTIFTFTPWGNIHDFIYEIIQMPLTSLGSGLVATLAAIFSVQILWFFGLHGQIIVNSVLDPIWNTLSLDNYEAFKANVELPNIITKQFMETFTVGIGGSGMTLAVIVGIFVIAKSKQLRQIAKLSAPSGIFNVNEPVIFGLPIVMNPTILIPWVLAPMAAVTVAYFAMKLGLVPLTTGVTVPWTVPIFFSGILATNSIRGGILQLVILAIVLAIWAPFIKVMDTQALKLEEELEENK, from the coding sequence ATGTCAAAGCTAAATAATCTTATTGAAAATCGCTTGCTTCCAGTAGCAGGGAAACTTGGGACAAGCCGTATTTTAACAGTATTACGTGATGCTTTTATGCTTGCTTTCCCTATAACAGTTGTTGGTTCTCTTGCACTTGTTATTATGAATATTCCTTATTTGGATAAAGTTATAGGTGAAGAAGCATTAACTGCATTAAAAAATGTATTAGGTATACTTCCATCAGCAACAATGAGTATAACTACTTTGTTTGTAGTTATGGCTATTGGTTATTACTATGCTAAGAGTTATGATGTTGATCCAATTTTTCCAGCAGTAATATCAATTGTATCTTTTTTAATTTTGACACCTTTAACAGTTACGACTGAGGCTGGAGAACTAGTAAATGATATTATTCCTATAGCAAGATTAGGAGCAAAAGGAATGTTTGTTGGTATATTTGCATCCTTTTTAGTAACTAGATTATATATTTTAATTCTTAGTAAAGATTGGACAATTAAGATGCCAGAAGGGGTTCCGCCAACTGTGGCAAAATCTTTTGCTTCTTTAATACCAACAGTAATTGTTCTATTATCAGTTGTTATAGTAAGAACGATATTTACTTTTACACCTTGGGGTAATATACACGATTTTATATATGAAATTATTCAAATGCCATTAACTTCCTTAGGAAGCGGATTAGTAGCAACCTTAGCAGCAATTTTCTCAGTACAAATATTATGGTTCTTTGGATTACATGGACAAATTATTGTAAATTCGGTTCTAGATCCAATTTGGAATACCTTATCCCTTGATAATTATGAAGCCTTTAAGGCAAATGTAGAACTTCCAAATATCATTACAAAGCAATTTATGGAAACCTTCACCGTTGGTATTGGTGGGAGCGGAATGACCCTTGCAGTTATAGTAGGTATATTTGTAATTGCTAAGAGTAAACAGTTAAGACAAATCGCTAAATTATCAGCACCATCAGGTATATTTAATGTTAATGAACCAGTTATTTTTGGTTTACCAATAGTTATGAACCCAACAATACTTATTCCTTGGGTATTAGCACCAATGGCAGCAGTAACAGTGGCATATTTTGCAATGAAGTTAGGGTTAGTTCCTTTAACAACAGGGGTAACAGTACCATGGACAGTTCCTATATTTTTTAGTGGGATATTAGCAACTAACTCAATTAGGGGTGGTATTTTACAGTTAGTTATTTTAGCAATAGTATTAGCCATTTGGGCACCGTTTATTAAAGTTATGGATACTCAGGCCTTAAAGTTGGAAGAAGAATTAGAAGAAAATAAATAG